The Thermodesulfobacteriota bacterium genome includes the window GGATCTACTATATAGAGAGTCTTTCACCCCCTAGATTTCTTTTGAAAGACGTAGAGTACTTCATAATTTACGGGGAATACAATATTGATGTTCTCACCCTAAATCCCATGCAGCTTTTTAAGACCACTATCTTTGGGAAACAAAGGTACATGTTCGGTCCCGATATTCCAATTGAAGTAAAAGAGATGAGGGAAAAGATGTATACGGTTAAAGTAAAAGGGCTTCTCGGTAGGGGTTACTTCAGTCTTTGGATCGATGACAGCGCCTGGGACTTTATCGTGGAGTGAGATTTGACAGGGATTTCATTGTGGGTTAAACTGTCGATGGAAGTGCCAAGGCGCCTGGTGGGCCTCCTGGTCTTCAAAACCAGTGTACCGGCCAAAAGCTGGTAGGTGGGTTCGATTCCCATGCACTTCCGCCAAAAAGCTTAAAAGTCCACAAGTTCCATGGAGGAAAATTCAAAAAATAAGGCTTCGCCCAGAACGGTAATTCTGGGCATCGGCAATGTATTACTAAGTGATGAAGGTTTAGGTGTTTACGTCGTACACGAACTTTCTAAGCTCAATCTTCCCGAAAATGTAGAGGTAATGGATGGCGGAACATTGGGTTTCGGTTTGCTAGACATTGTATGCGAGGCTGACCGACTCATAATAGTTGATGCGATAAAGGGTGGGTGTGAGCCCGGTACTGTCTACCACATAAGTCTCGATGATCTTCAGAAGATGCCCAGGGGTACGTTCTGTTCTTTCCATGAAGTAGGGATACTCGACGTTCTGAGAGCTGCCGAGCTTCTCGGAAAAAGGCCGAAGACGGAAGTTTTTGGAATCGAGCCCAAGTCTCTCGAACTGAAGATGGAGCTCTCAGAGGAAATCAGGAATAAGGTGCCTAAACTCATAGATGCTATACTTACGTCTTTGACCGAGGAGCAAGGCTAAAAGCGAAAGGCGAGAGACGTACGGCAAAGAAGCTCGGCACATAGAAAACCTTTCTCAAATACCCTCCAAAATCACTGCTACTTCCGGGGCTGGGACTCAGCTGGTTTAAGATAGGCACTCCAATAACTCATACCTACAAACACGGCTCCGCCTATTATGTTACCGAGTGTTACAGGGAGAAGGTTTCTAACTAAAAAAGATCCCCAGGTTAGTTGACTCGATACCGAAGGATCGAGCTTTAGGCCCAGATCGGCTTTCAGAAAAATACCCGCCGGTATAAAGTACATGTTCGCTATACAGTGCTCAAATCCGATTGCCACAAACCCCATAATTGGAAAGAATATTGCAAATATCTTTCCAATTACCTGTCTAGATGCAAGAGCCATCCATACCGCAAGACAAACAAGCCAGTTACAGCCTATCCCTCTCACCAAGGCCTCAGTAAAGGAAAGACTGACCTTCTTTGAAGCTATCAGCACAGAATAGAGACCAAGTGCTCCGTCCCCCATCTTCCAGAGACCAGAAAAGTAAAAGATGAGGGCTAGAAAAATAGAACCCAAGAAATTGGCAAAGTAAACTAAACCCCACCTTTTCATCATGGCCGAAAAGGTGATCTCCCTTTGGAGAACACTCGATACCATGAGATTGTTGCCAGTAAAAAGCTCCGCTCCCGCTATGACAACCAGCATAAGGCCAAGACTAAAAACAGCACCGGACATGAATCTTGTGAAGCCAATCCCCATTTTTTCTGCCATGTCGAATGTTACAGCGGTGGATAAAAGTCCACCGAATCCTATGTAACATCCAGCTAAAACTCCGAGAACGAAGACAGCAACCCAGGGAGAGGTGGTTTTTCCAACACCTATCTTCGTTGCAACCGTCTCAGCTATC containing:
- a CDS encoding HyaD/HybD family hydrogenase maturation endopeptidase, producing the protein MEENSKNKASPRTVILGIGNVLLSDEGLGVYVVHELSKLNLPENVEVMDGGTLGFGLLDIVCEADRLIIVDAIKGGCEPGTVYHISLDDLQKMPRGTFCSFHEVGILDVLRAAELLGKRPKTEVFGIEPKSLELKMELSEEIRNKVPKLIDAILTSLTEEQG
- a CDS encoding formate/nitrite family transporter — translated: MKKRMLVIDDDSIVLDSVRKIFSAEGFEVVTTDKPEEGLKIASSHPFDVILVDWKMPGFDGMDVVEELDRRAPDSALVMISGFPSVGRATEALKRGAMDYVPKPFTPDEIKEAVKKALERKILVEKKTISRFEKVLKSWSFPTPSIEDLAPKTIAETVATKIGVGKTTSPWVAVFVLGVLAGCYIGFGGLLSTAVTFDMAEKMGIGFTRFMSGAVFSLGLMLVVIAGAELFTGNNLMVSSVLQREITFSAMMKRWGLVYFANFLGSIFLALIFYFSGLWKMGDGALGLYSVLIASKKVSLSFTEALVRGIGCNWLVCLAVWMALASRQVIGKIFAIFFPIMGFVAIGFEHCIANMYFIPAGIFLKADLGLKLDPSVSSQLTWGSFLVRNLLPVTLGNIIGGAVFVGMSYWSAYLKPAESQPRK